The following DNA comes from Ricinus communis isolate WT05 ecotype wild-type chromosome 10, ASM1957865v1, whole genome shotgun sequence.
TCGCCCACGAAGCATTGATCCAGAACAGTTCCATCTTTGCTGACCGCCCTCCAGCTCTCGGAATGGAAAAGATCAACACTAGTGATCAACATACTATCAGCTCTGCTTTCTATGGACCTACGTGGCGCCTTCTAAGGCGAAACCTCACCGCGAAAGTCCTGCATCCTTCCAATATCAAGTCCTACTCGCATACCAGGAAATGGGTTGTGCAAATACTCAAAGATCGTCTTGAATCAGAGTTTAAAGAGAGAGGAAGGATTCAAGTAATGGGTCATTTTCAGTATGCCATGTTTTGCTTGCTGGCCTTTATGTGTTTCGGTGATAATCTTGAAGAAGATCAGATCAGGAAGATTGAGGAGGTCCAGCGTCaattgttattaaattttgttgAATTCAGTGTGTTCAGCTTCTGGCCAAGTGTGACTAAGGTTTTGTTTAGAAAACGATGGGATGAGTACATGCAAATCCGaaagaatcaagaaaatgTATTGATTCCTCTGTTAAGATCAAGAAAAGCACAAAGAGATAAAGAAACGGATAGCGTGTTGCCATATGTTGATACATTGATGGATCTTGGACTCCCTGATGAGAAAAGAAAGCTtgaagaagaggaaatagttagtttattaTCAGAAATTCTCAATGGAGGCACAGAAACTACAGCTACAGCTCTGCAGTGGATCATGGCGAATTTAGTTAAATACCCACATATCCAAGAAAAGCTATACATGGAAATTAGAAGGATAGTCGGAGAAGGAGAGGATTTGATCAAAGAAGATGAATTGCAAAAGATGCCTTTTCTAAAAGCGGTGATTTTAGAAGGTTTAAGACGGCATCCTCCGGCACACATGGTGGTGCCACATGCGGTTACTGAAGATACGGTACTAGACAAATATTTGATACCAAAGAATGGGACTGTGAATTTCATGGT
Coding sequences within:
- the LOC8284300 gene encoding cytochrome P450 89A2, with the protein product MEIWLFIPISLAVSILLKLVINHLLSTKNSTHKLPPGPSPLPILGSSLWLTTTVFDLESALRSLHSKFGPLLTLHMGSRPAIFIADRSLAHEALIQNSSIFADRPPALGMEKINTSDQHTISSAFYGPTWRLLRRNLTAKVLHPSNIKSYSHTRKWVVQILKDRLESEFKERGRIQVMGHFQYAMFCLLAFMCFGDNLEEDQIRKIEEVQRQLLLNFVEFSVFSFWPSVTKVLFRKRWDEYMQIRKNQENVLIPLLRSRKAQRDKETDSVLPYVDTLMDLGLPDEKRKLEEEEIVSLLSEILNGGTETTATALQWIMANLVKYPHIQEKLYMEIRRIVGEGEDLIKEDELQKMPFLKAVILEGLRRHPPAHMVVPHAVTEDTVLDKYLIPKNGTVNFMVAEMGWDSKVWKDPMAFKPERFMGSEYEHEVFDITGSREIKMMPFGLGRRMCPGHGLAMLHLEYLVANMVWSHEWKGMDGNGVDLSEKLEFSVVMKNPLQAQISPRRRHKLIIDKI